In one window of Candidatus Deferrimicrobiaceae bacterium DNA:
- the gnd gene encoding decarboxylating 6-phosphogluconate dehydrogenase encodes MRVAMIGLGKMGLNMARRLLKGGHEVVGWARSAPSVDLAVKEGAIPAASLADAVRQLSAPRVVWLMIPAGEPVSASVRELAELLSPGDVVVDGGNSRYSDSAPRAALLAEKGIRYADAGTSGGVWGLTVGYCLMVGCEPDTFAVIEPLLATLAPPGGYLHAGPCGAGHYVKMVHNGIEYGLMQAYAEGFDLLDAAPFPVDLHAVAALWNKGSVVRSWLLELTESALADDPKLSGLSPWVDDSGEGRWTVEQAIDSGVPLPAISQALFTRFASRRENPFSVRLLAALRNQFGGHAVKPAPAEPKKG; translated from the coding sequence ATGCGCGTCGCAATGATCGGGCTTGGGAAGATGGGGCTCAACATGGCGCGCCGCCTGCTGAAGGGCGGCCACGAGGTCGTGGGGTGGGCCCGGTCGGCGCCGTCGGTCGACCTGGCCGTCAAAGAGGGAGCGATCCCCGCCGCGTCGCTGGCCGACGCGGTCCGGCAGCTTTCCGCGCCCCGCGTGGTCTGGCTCATGATCCCGGCGGGCGAGCCGGTTTCCGCCTCCGTTCGCGAGCTGGCGGAGCTTTTATCCCCGGGGGACGTCGTCGTCGACGGGGGCAACTCGCGCTATTCCGACTCGGCTCCGCGCGCGGCGCTGCTCGCCGAGAAGGGGATCCGCTACGCCGATGCCGGCACTAGCGGCGGCGTCTGGGGGCTGACGGTCGGCTATTGCCTCATGGTGGGCTGCGAACCCGACACGTTCGCGGTCATCGAACCGCTGCTCGCGACGCTCGCGCCTCCCGGCGGCTATCTGCACGCCGGCCCCTGCGGCGCGGGCCACTACGTCAAGATGGTGCACAACGGCATCGAGTACGGGCTGATGCAGGCGTATGCCGAGGGGTTCGACCTGCTCGACGCGGCGCCCTTCCCGGTCGACCTGCACGCGGTGGCGGCGCTCTGGAACAAGGGAAGCGTCGTCCGGTCGTGGCTGCTCGAGCTGACCGAGAGCGCCCTGGCCGACGATCCGAAGCTCTCGGGGCTCTCTCCCTGGGTCGACGATTCCGGCGAGGGGCGCTGGACGGTCGAGCAGGCGATCGACTCGGGCGTCCCACTCCCCGCCATCTCGCAGGCGCTCTTCACCCGCTTCGCCTCGCGGCGTGAAAACCCGTTCAGCGTCCGGCTGCTTGCCGCGCTCCGCAACCAGTTCGGCGGCCACGCGGTCAAGCCCGCCCCCGCCGAACCGAAGAAGGGATGA
- the zwf gene encoding glucose-6-phosphate dehydrogenase, which translates to MNGQTPPNGASIPAPCLLVIFGASGDLTSRKLVPSLFSLHRDGLLPGRFAVLGVSRTPMTDGAFRDRLRTAAAEFGGGDFDGGAWDAFAPSLFYQAGDVSDEASLRAVGERAAELCAARDIPGNVMFYAAVAPRFYGPLVQAIGRAGLAVPSEALPGYRRIVIEKPFGEDLASARALAGEVNAVFRESQIYRIDHYLGKETVQNMLVFRFANGIFEPIWNRNYVDHVQITVAETLGVEGRGDYYEGAGAVRDMVQNHLMQLLALVAMEPPVSLSADDVRDEKHKVVHAIERTPPEALARASVRGQYAGYRSERNVSPSSQTETFAAFRFTIDNWRWGGVPFYLRTGKRMGKALSEIAICFRPAPTLLFGGTPCGQMESNWLVINVQPDEGIYLRFGAKTPGPALCVRPVEFSFNYREAFGGKEASPYSRLLVDAMLGDATLFPRMDSVETAWALLDPFLSRWKADPGADLFFYEPGTNGPAEAGNVFGGRGGWRTP; encoded by the coding sequence GTGAACGGGCAGACGCCCCCGAACGGCGCGTCGATCCCGGCGCCGTGCCTGCTCGTGATTTTCGGCGCCTCGGGCGACCTCACCTCCCGCAAGCTGGTCCCCTCCCTGTTCAGCCTGCACCGCGACGGGCTGCTTCCCGGGCGTTTCGCCGTGCTCGGCGTGTCGCGTACGCCGATGACCGACGGTGCGTTCCGCGACCGGCTCCGGACGGCTGCGGCCGAATTCGGCGGCGGGGATTTCGACGGGGGGGCCTGGGACGCCTTCGCGCCATCCCTTTTCTACCAGGCCGGCGACGTCTCCGACGAGGCCTCGCTTCGCGCCGTCGGCGAGCGAGCCGCCGAGTTGTGCGCCGCGCGGGACATCCCGGGGAACGTGATGTTTTACGCCGCGGTCGCCCCGCGCTTCTACGGCCCGCTGGTGCAGGCCATCGGACGCGCCGGGCTTGCCGTCCCCTCCGAGGCGCTGCCGGGTTATCGCCGCATCGTCATCGAGAAGCCGTTCGGGGAAGACCTCGCGAGCGCCCGGGCGCTCGCGGGCGAGGTGAACGCCGTCTTCCGCGAATCGCAGATCTACCGGATCGACCACTATCTCGGCAAGGAAACCGTCCAGAACATGCTCGTGTTCCGCTTCGCCAACGGCATCTTCGAGCCGATCTGGAACCGGAACTACGTCGACCATGTCCAGATCACCGTGGCCGAGACGCTCGGCGTCGAGGGGCGCGGCGACTATTACGAGGGCGCCGGGGCGGTGCGCGACATGGTCCAGAACCACCTGATGCAACTGCTCGCCCTCGTGGCGATGGAGCCGCCGGTGTCGCTCTCGGCCGACGACGTCCGCGACGAGAAGCACAAGGTGGTCCACGCGATCGAGCGGACGCCGCCCGAGGCGCTGGCGCGGGCATCCGTCCGGGGGCAGTACGCCGGCTACCGGTCCGAGCGCAACGTGTCGCCCTCCTCGCAGACCGAGACCTTCGCGGCGTTCCGGTTCACGATCGACAACTGGCGTTGGGGCGGGGTTCCCTTCTACCTGCGCACCGGGAAGCGGATGGGGAAGGCGCTTTCCGAGATCGCCATTTGCTTCCGTCCCGCGCCCACGCTGCTGTTCGGCGGCACGCCATGCGGGCAGATGGAGTCCAACTGGCTCGTGATCAACGTCCAGCCCGACGAGGGGATCTACCTGCGCTTCGGCGCCAAGACGCCGGGTCCCGCGCTCTGCGTCCGGCCGGTCGAGTTCTCGTTCAATTACCGGGAGGCGTTCGGCGGGAAGGAAGCGTCTCCCTACAGCCGGCTGCTAGTCGATGCGATGCTCGGCGACGCCACGCTTTTCCCCCGCATGGACTCGGTCGAGACGGCCTGGGCGTTGCTCGACCCCTTCCTGTCGCGG